One part of the Truepera radiovictrix DSM 17093 genome encodes these proteins:
- the infC gene encoding translation initiation factor IF-3: protein MKFIARELKVNEQIRVRQVRLIGADGQQQGIMETRDALRLAREAELDLALVGEGAQPPVAKLMDYGKYRYELQQQEKEARRKSRQQEMKAIKFRVKIDDHDYETKVNHVRRFLKGGHKVKLTIMFRGRERTHPELGQEILNRVASDVSDIAVVESAPSLAGMDMNMVLGPIKSPAKESPQR from the coding sequence GTGAAGTTCATAGCCAGAGAGTTGAAGGTCAACGAGCAGATTCGGGTGCGGCAGGTGCGGCTTATCGGCGCCGACGGGCAGCAGCAGGGCATCATGGAGACCCGCGACGCGCTGCGGCTCGCGCGCGAAGCCGAACTCGACCTCGCGCTCGTCGGTGAGGGCGCCCAGCCCCCAGTCGCCAAGCTGATGGACTACGGCAAGTACCGCTACGAGCTGCAGCAGCAGGAGAAAGAGGCGCGCCGCAAGTCCCGTCAGCAGGAGATGAAGGCCATCAAGTTCCGCGTCAAGATCGACGACCACGACTATGAGACCAAGGTCAACCACGTCAGGCGGTTTCTAAAAGGTGGGCACAAGGTCAAGCTGACTATCATGTTTCGTGGACGCGAGCGCACCCATCCCGAACTCGGCCAAGAGATCCTCAACCGCGTCGCCAGCGACGTCTCGGATATCGCGGTCGTGGAATCTGCTCCCAGCCTCGCCGGTATGGATATGAACATGGTGTTGGGGCCGATCAAGTCCCCAGCCAAGGAGTCACCTCAACGTTAA
- the rpmI gene encoding 50S ribosomal protein L35, translating into MPKLKTHKGTKARVKVTGRGKVKAMRSGKRHLNYKKSGKRIRQGRTDLVIAAPDAKRIKALLPYE; encoded by the coding sequence ATGCCGAAGTTAAAGACCCATAAGGGCACCAAAGCCCGTGTCAAAGTCACTGGGCGAGGTAAGGTCAAGGCCATGAGGAGCGGCAAACGCCACCTCAACTACAAAAAGAGCGGCAAGCGCATCCGCCAGGGCCGCACCGACCTCGTGATCGCCGCACCGGACGCGAAGCGCATCAAAGCGCTCCTGCCTTACGAGTAA
- the rplT gene encoding 50S ribosomal protein L20, giving the protein MPRAKTGTVRRQKHKKVLKRAKGFWGLRSRSFRIAQQTLLNAADYEYRDRRDKKGDFRRLWIARINAAARQEGLSYSVFVSGLRKAGVEINRKILADLAVQHPDAFKRLVEIAKAA; this is encoded by the coding sequence ATGCCGAGAGCTAAAACGGGAACCGTCCGCCGTCAGAAGCACAAAAAGGTCCTAAAGCGCGCCAAGGGCTTTTGGGGGTTGCGTTCGCGCAGCTTCCGCATCGCGCAGCAGACCCTGCTGAACGCCGCCGACTACGAGTACCGCGACCGCCGTGACAAAAAGGGTGATTTTCGCCGCCTGTGGATCGCCCGGATCAACGCCGCCGCGCGCCAAGAGGGGCTCTCGTACTCGGTCTTCGTGAGCGGGCTGCGCAAAGCCGGCGTCGAGATCAACCGCAAGATCCTAGCGGACCTCGCCGTTCAGCACCCTGACGCTTTTAAACGCCTTGTGGAGATCGCCAAAGCGGCCTAG
- a CDS encoding App1 family protein has translation MSALKRLLARFFTELEKDFSTFRTQLGRFRAARPFEVVPYLTFGTPTHLFVRGRVIEEKGLQLATPDASRWRNLSDTYKRFVSTKVPDARVLVSYPGGERELVTDANGYFTGELKLTEAAPAGWCEVSYTLLSPQRQPRGDTPPTPPTAKGFVLIPDARARFGVISDIDDTVVQTDVARWLRVLGTVLFGNAYTRLPFRGVSAFYRALQRGRGAGRNPLFYVSSSPWNLYDLLLEFLDLEQIPLGPLMLRDWRGGAGELFPAGHGDFKGGEIRRILDTYPELPFILIGDSGEQDPEIYGEIVSAYPGRILAVYIRNVSGEARRGAVAQLAERVREMGSKLILADDTLAAAQHAAQEGWIDPQTLAEIRVRKERDTSLFDNAGETVATVIERNVRA, from the coding sequence ATGAGCGCACTTAAGCGCCTGCTCGCGCGTTTTTTCACCGAGCTCGAGAAAGACTTTTCCACCTTCCGCACCCAGCTCGGCCGGTTTCGGGCAGCGCGACCCTTTGAGGTCGTGCCCTACCTAACGTTTGGCACCCCCACGCACCTCTTCGTGCGGGGGCGGGTCATCGAGGAGAAGGGGTTGCAGCTCGCGACCCCCGACGCCTCGCGCTGGCGCAACCTGAGCGACACCTACAAACGCTTCGTCAGCACCAAGGTACCCGACGCGCGCGTGCTCGTGAGCTACCCCGGGGGCGAGCGGGAGCTCGTGACCGACGCCAACGGCTACTTCACGGGGGAGCTTAAGCTCACCGAGGCGGCCCCTGCGGGTTGGTGCGAAGTGTCCTACACCCTGCTAAGCCCCCAGCGCCAACCGCGCGGGGACACCCCGCCGACGCCCCCGACCGCCAAGGGGTTTGTCCTCATCCCCGACGCGCGGGCGCGTTTCGGCGTCATCAGCGACATCGACGACACCGTGGTGCAGACCGACGTCGCGCGCTGGCTGCGGGTGCTCGGTACGGTGCTCTTCGGCAACGCCTACACGCGGCTGCCGTTTCGCGGCGTCTCGGCGTTTTATCGCGCGCTGCAGCGCGGCCGCGGTGCGGGGCGCAACCCGCTCTTTTACGTGTCGAGCAGCCCCTGGAACCTCTACGATCTGCTGCTCGAGTTTTTAGACCTCGAGCAGATCCCCTTGGGCCCTTTGATGTTGCGCGACTGGCGTGGCGGGGCCGGAGAGCTTTTCCCCGCCGGGCACGGCGACTTCAAGGGGGGCGAGATCCGCCGCATTTTAGACACCTATCCCGAGCTGCCCTTTATCCTCATCGGCGACTCCGGCGAGCAGGACCCCGAGATCTACGGCGAGATCGTCAGTGCTTACCCCGGCCGCATCCTGGCGGTGTATATCCGCAACGTCAGCGGCGAAGCGCGCCGCGGGGCGGTCGCGCAGCTCGCCGAGCGGGTGCGGGAGATGGGGAGCAAGCTGATCCTCGCCGACGACACCTTGGCGGCGGCGCAGCACGCGGCGCAGGAGGGGTGGATCGACCCGCAGACGCTCGCCGAGATTCGCGTGCGGAAAGAGCGCGACACCTCGCTGTTCGACAACGCCGGCGAGACGGTCGCGACGGTGATTGAGCGCAACGTGCGCGCTTAG
- a CDS encoding App1 family protein produces the protein MARWRRLIQQTETQVDRLRGRLDARVGDKPLLIQSYLGYGTPERAFLLGRVLEDKGITPSEADASLWENFRGTLKRFRSNEVPHARIGVAVGGALQEIIADDEGHLSTWLPLPPGVAQAGELLSLQLTLLEPQREGTPLEATASVLIPGPGARFGVISDIDDTVLQTGATSLRSLARQVLFGNAHTRLPFEGVAAFYEALGRGRGAEENPLFYVSSSPWNLYDVLVQFMELNDIPLGPLLLRDWGIGATELLPLSHGAHKRHAIEQILTTYPELPFILIGDSGQEDPEIYHQVVHDFPERILALYIRDVSARAGRRESVLALAREVEAAGSFLLLSDDTRAAAEHAALQGWIAAEGVERVAERRAEDLAQPR, from the coding sequence ATGGCGCGCTGGCGCAGACTGATTCAGCAGACCGAGACCCAAGTCGACCGTCTCCGCGGACGGCTCGACGCCCGCGTCGGGGACAAACCGCTGTTGATCCAGAGCTATTTGGGTTACGGCACCCCCGAGCGTGCCTTTCTCTTGGGGCGCGTGTTGGAAGACAAGGGCATCACGCCTTCGGAGGCCGACGCGTCGCTCTGGGAGAACTTTAGGGGGACCCTCAAGCGCTTTCGCAGCAACGAGGTGCCGCACGCGCGTATCGGCGTCGCGGTCGGGGGCGCCCTCCAAGAGATCATCGCCGACGACGAGGGGCACCTGAGTACGTGGTTGCCGCTCCCCCCAGGGGTAGCGCAAGCGGGCGAGCTGCTGAGTTTGCAGCTGACGCTGCTCGAGCCGCAGCGCGAGGGGACGCCGCTCGAGGCGACCGCTTCGGTGCTCATCCCGGGCCCGGGGGCGCGTTTTGGGGTGATCAGCGACATCGACGACACCGTGCTCCAGACGGGCGCCACGAGTCTGCGCAGCTTGGCGCGGCAGGTGCTCTTCGGCAACGCCCACACGCGCCTGCCGTTCGAGGGGGTGGCCGCCTTTTACGAGGCGCTCGGCCGCGGTCGGGGTGCGGAGGAGAACCCGCTCTTTTACGTGTCGAGCAGCCCCTGGAACCTCTACGACGTGCTGGTGCAGTTTATGGAGCTCAACGACATCCCGCTGGGCCCCCTGTTGCTGCGCGACTGGGGGATCGGCGCGACCGAACTGCTGCCCTTGTCGCACGGCGCGCACAAGCGCCACGCCATCGAGCAGATCCTCACGACCTACCCCGAGCTGCCCTTTATCCTCATCGGCGACTCCGGTCAGGAGGACCCCGAGATCTACCACCAAGTGGTCCACGACTTTCCGGAGCGCATCCTGGCGCTCTACATCCGCGACGTGAGCGCGCGCGCGGGGCGCCGCGAGAGCGTCCTGGCGCTCGCGCGCGAGGTCGAGGCGGCGGGGAGCTTCCTGCTCCTTAGCGACGACACGCGAGCTGCCGCCGAGCACGCCGCCCTGCAGGGGTGGATCGCCGCCGAGGGGGTGGAGAGGGTCGCCGAGCGCCGCGCGGAGGACCTCGCGCAGCCGCGCTAG
- the ispH gene encoding 4-hydroxy-3-methylbut-2-enyl diphosphate reductase, giving the protein MDRTGIQVDTLYLAKPRGFCAGVVMAIQAVEEAAAERRAHGEGLAVYHAIVHNNTVVERLEAEHGVHFVEDLAELAPLREKAAAAGRPLSETVVFSAHGVSPAVRQGARELGLATIDATCPLVTKVHSEAKKYAREGFHILLIGDSSRHQEVIGTKGEAPEVTTVVSVIGNRKHDPDLADPETVTVPDPEKVVVLTQTTLSVDDVQKTIAVLKRRFPALVIPPSDDLCYATKNRQDAVKRIAPHVDLFLVVTSDYSSNGMRLLELAHDLTGNARRIESVRDLRPEWFEGVRSVGVTSAASTPDDLVQDLVAYFRGHNAALRVVEEGEWENIVFRKPKRVPAPVA; this is encoded by the coding sequence ATGGACAGGACGGGGATACAGGTCGACACGCTCTACCTCGCCAAACCGCGCGGCTTCTGCGCGGGCGTCGTGATGGCGATTCAGGCGGTCGAGGAGGCTGCCGCGGAGCGGCGCGCGCACGGCGAAGGGTTAGCCGTCTACCACGCCATCGTGCACAACAACACGGTGGTCGAGCGCCTGGAGGCGGAGCACGGTGTGCACTTCGTCGAGGACCTAGCGGAGCTGGCGCCCCTAAGGGAGAAGGCCGCGGCGGCGGGCCGCCCCCTAAGCGAGACGGTCGTCTTTTCGGCGCACGGCGTCTCTCCAGCGGTGCGGCAGGGCGCGCGCGAGCTCGGCCTCGCGACCATCGACGCGACCTGCCCGCTGGTGACCAAAGTCCACTCCGAGGCCAAAAAGTACGCCCGCGAGGGGTTTCACATCCTGCTCATCGGCGACTCGAGCCGCCACCAGGAGGTCATCGGCACCAAAGGGGAGGCCCCCGAGGTGACGACGGTGGTGAGCGTCATCGGCAACCGCAAACACGACCCGGATTTGGCCGACCCCGAGACCGTCACCGTACCCGACCCCGAGAAGGTGGTGGTGCTCACCCAGACGACGCTCTCGGTCGACGACGTGCAGAAGACCATCGCGGTGCTTAAGCGCCGCTTCCCGGCGCTCGTCATCCCCCCGTCGGACGACCTCTGTTACGCCACCAAAAACCGCCAGGACGCGGTGAAGCGCATCGCGCCGCACGTGGACCTCTTCTTGGTCGTGACCAGCGACTACTCTTCGAACGGGATGCGGCTTTTAGAGCTCGCGCACGACCTCACCGGCAACGCGCGGCGTATCGAGAGCGTTCGCGACCTCCGTCCCGAGTGGTTCGAGGGGGTGCGTTCGGTCGGCGTCACCTCGGCGGCCTCGACCCCGGACGATCTGGTGCAGGACCTCGTGGCCTACTTCAGGGGGCACAACGCGGCCTTGCGCGTCGTCGAAGAGGGGGAGTGGGAGAACATCGTCTTCCGCAAACCCAAACGGGTGCCTGCGCCGGTGGCGTAA
- a CDS encoding glycerol dehydrogenase, translating to MITTTIFPSRYVQGFRATERLGEALKRYGQRAFLICDPFALDELVPRFREALEREVTGHFERFGGESSEGEIGRLADAARAQEAEVIVGIGGGKTLDTAKAVAHALERPVAIVPTIASTDAPCSALAVIYSPEGAFERYLFLPKNPELVLVDTDIIVRAPVRFLVAGMGDALSTYFEADACRQRYAPNMTGDPGSVTAYALAELCYHTLLEYGLAAKTACERQAVTPAFERVVEANTLLSGLGFESGGLAACHAIHNGLTVLHETHGAWHGEKVTIGVLAQLFLSDKSWATIDEVYRFCASVGLPTTLEDIGLKGVDDAALRQVAERACAEGETIYHEPRPVTPEAVVDALKAADAEGRRRRQQA from the coding sequence ATGATCACCACCACCATCTTCCCGAGCCGCTACGTCCAGGGTTTTCGGGCGACCGAGCGCCTCGGCGAGGCGCTTAAACGCTACGGACAGCGGGCGTTTTTGATCTGCGACCCCTTCGCCCTCGACGAGCTCGTCCCCCGCTTTCGCGAGGCGCTCGAGCGGGAGGTCACGGGGCACTTCGAGCGCTTTGGCGGCGAGAGTTCGGAGGGGGAGATCGGGCGCCTCGCTGACGCGGCGCGCGCGCAAGAGGCCGAGGTCATCGTCGGGATAGGGGGCGGGAAAACGCTCGATACCGCCAAGGCGGTCGCGCACGCCCTCGAGCGTCCCGTCGCGATCGTGCCGACGATCGCCTCGACGGACGCCCCCTGCAGCGCGCTAGCTGTGATCTACTCCCCCGAAGGCGCTTTTGAGCGCTACCTCTTTCTGCCCAAAAACCCCGAGTTGGTCCTTGTCGACACCGATATCATCGTACGGGCCCCCGTTCGCTTTCTGGTCGCCGGTATGGGGGACGCGCTCTCGACGTACTTCGAAGCGGACGCGTGCCGGCAGCGCTACGCGCCCAACATGACCGGCGACCCCGGGTCGGTGACGGCGTACGCCCTCGCCGAGCTGTGCTACCACACGCTTCTCGAGTACGGCCTCGCGGCCAAGACCGCCTGTGAGCGTCAGGCGGTGACGCCTGCATTTGAACGCGTCGTCGAGGCGAACACCCTGCTCAGCGGTCTGGGTTTTGAAAGCGGCGGTTTGGCGGCCTGTCACGCGATTCATAACGGGCTTACCGTGCTACACGAGACGCACGGGGCGTGGCACGGTGAAAAGGTCACTATCGGCGTGCTCGCGCAGCTCTTCTTGTCGGACAAGAGCTGGGCGACCATCGACGAGGTCTACCGCTTCTGCGCCTCGGTCGGGTTGCCGACGACCCTCGAAGACATCGGCCTCAAAGGGGTCGACGATGCGGCGCTGCGGCAGGTGGCCGAGCGCGCGTGCGCCGAAGGGGAGACCATCTACCACGAACCGCGGCCGGTGACGCCGGAGGCGGTAGTCGACGCGCTCAAAGCGGCCGACGCCGAGGGGCGGCGACGGCGCCAACAGGCGTAG